TGTGTCCTTAGTGTTTCTTGTAAGTCTACTATGAATTTCTCTTTGCGTACCAGATCACCGGTTCTTTTTAATAATTTTACTGCTGCATTAGCTATGTTTTTAAGAGCCTTAACATCTATATCTTTATTGTACCAAAATCTCTCGTTTGTTTGGCTCTTGTCGCTTTTCTCTAAAGATTGGTTGATATTCAGTGCAAGACGTATTATGTGTTCTTCACCTTCTCCACTTTGCCCTATTACTCCAGCTAAAGTCTCAAAAACCAGATTGTCCTCAAGCATTACACCACCATGACGATCTATGATTTCTTTTGCTACTTCGTTTATCAAATTGAGTTTTGTATTAACAACTGTTCTACGAAGCTTGTTAAGAGCAATTTTCTCTATTTGACGAATACGTTCCCTCGTAACTGAAAAAGATGACCCTATTCGTTCTAGGGTTTCTCTTGGTTGGTTGTCCAGACAGAATCGCTTCACTATAACATGTTTTTCTTTCTCAGTTAAAACCATGAAGATGTCTTCAAGTATTTCTTTGAGATTGATTTGGTCTTGTGGTGTGGTAGTTCCGGTTTTCGTAACGAGATCCATAGAACTTAAATTAGGTTTTGTATTCTGCATTAAGATATTGTTTCCTTGTAAGTATTGTCAAGACAGAAATTTGATTATTCTGCAATTTTGTATTTAAAGGAAATTCGTCATATTGGATGTGACAATACACTCCTTATGGCCATGTGTCAAATTTTTCTTTTATGAAATTTCCCTTGCGATGATAACACATGTTTATTACAATCCTCTCGCCTTTTTTAAAAGGTATTTGATCTTTGAGTGTGCCCAGGTGGTGGAATTGGTAGACACGCTGGTCTTAGGAACCAGTGGCGAAAGTCGTAAGAGTTCGAGTCTCTTCCTGGGCACCATATCTTTTGCAAGCTATACAACCGGTTTGATTGATGATAAACTAGGATTAGTAATTTAATGAGTTATGGCAAAAAAAAATACAAAAAAAATGTCAGATGAGATTGAAGCTGCCGAAAAAGCTTTAAACAAAGCTGCTCGAAAGATTGAGAAGGCCGGTTTACGTGATTATGTAAATTTCCTTTCTTCGCCATGGAGAGTTTTTGGTGTTAATTTCTTGGTTGGGACCGCTAGAGGCCTTGGTCTTATTATTGGAGTATCTATGGTAATCGCTATTGTTGGATAT
This genomic interval from Candidatus Peregrinibacteria bacterium contains the following:
- a CDS encoding sigma factor-like helix-turn-helix DNA-binding protein, with translation MDLVTKTGTTTPQDQINLKEILEDIFMVLTEKEKHVIVKRFCLDNQPRETLERIGSSFSVTRERIRQIEKIALNKLRRTVVNTKLNLINEVAKEIIDRHGGVMLEDNLVFETLAGVIGQSGEGEEHIIRLALNINQSLEKSDKSQTNERFWYNKDIDVKALKNIANAAVKLLKRTGDLVRKEKFIVDLQETLRTQGVEADLTTIESMLETDVRMKEVEDGYGLMTWRNVNPKSIRDKAFIVLKQIGKPLHFKEIAEKISSAEFDKKSVTEQAVHNELIRYEQFVLVGRGLYALKEWGYKEGTVEDVIRGLLAKKSPMSKQDIILGVLKQRQVKKGTISLNLQKCPDFVRVGRAIYSLKESK
- a CDS encoding DUF5665 domain-containing protein, with the protein product MAKKNTKKMSDEIEAAEKALNKAARKIEKAGLRDYVNFLSSPWRVFGVNFLVGTARGLGLIIGVSMVIAIVGYVITKILVDLPIVGEFFSSFYEFLKANGFPDPGSMGSDGASSTSGLDTSVVK